Proteins found in one Kwoniella shivajii chromosome 4, complete sequence genomic segment:
- a CDS encoding protein translocase SEC61 complex gamma subunit, archaeal and eukaryotic → MSEKFTEFAEIPQQFVKEGTLFVNRCTKPSKEEYIQLCRAVAIGFVVMGFIGYFVKLIHIPINNILVGGA, encoded by the exons atgtcagagaAATTCACAGAATTCGCTGAAATTCCTCAACAATTCGTAAAGGAAGGTACACTG TTCGTTAACAGATGTACTAAGCCATCTAAAGAAG AATACATTCAACTTTGTCGAGCTGTAGCTATCGGATTCGTAGTGATGGGATTCATAGGATATTTCGTTAAACTCATTCATATCCCTAT CAATAACATCTTAGT GGGCGGAGCATAA